A stretch of Flavobacterium sp. N2270 DNA encodes these proteins:
- a CDS encoding YkgJ family cysteine cluster protein: MSIEEKVYLVNELYQNLETEIKTFQTQTKLSCVVGCGKCCSTPDIDASPLEFLPWAFHIFIEGEAEEKLTILNNTTTPNCYLYQPKSIEEYTKGQCSDYKHRGLICRLFGYGATTDKYGQLRIASCNIIKEGQKENFDKSTEAINNGLQIPIFTEYYMQLSQIDFRMGNVFVPVNKAMKLALEEVLQYYAYRPFPDNYKGEKL, translated from the coding sequence ATGAGCATTGAAGAAAAGGTGTATTTGGTAAACGAATTGTACCAAAACCTAGAAACAGAGATTAAAACTTTTCAAACGCAAACGAAGCTCTCTTGTGTTGTAGGTTGTGGTAAATGCTGTTCTACTCCTGATATTGATGCTTCTCCATTAGAGTTTCTACCTTGGGCTTTTCATATTTTTATTGAAGGTGAGGCCGAAGAAAAATTAACTATTCTAAACAACACAACAACTCCAAATTGTTATTTATACCAACCTAAGTCAATTGAAGAATACACCAAAGGACAATGCAGCGATTATAAACATCGCGGTTTAATTTGTCGTTTATTTGGTTACGGCGCAACAACAGACAAGTATGGACAATTACGTATTGCTAGTTGTAATATTATTAAAGAAGGACAAAAAGAGAATTTCGACAAAAGTACAGAAGCTATAAATAACGGATTGCAAATTCCCATTTTTACCGAGTATTATATGCAACTTTCTCAAATAGATTTTAGAATGGGAAATGTTTTTGTACCCGTAAACAAAGCTATGAAGCTTGCTTTAGAAGAAGTTTTACAATATTATGCTTACCGACCTTTTCCAGATAATTATAAAGGAGAAAAACTTTAA
- a CDS encoding YkgJ family cysteine cluster protein, translated as MSIENRVRLVEELYKNLDLEIAEFQTQTKLGCIAGCGKCCTKPDIEASPLEFLPWAFHLFLNGDAEAVLAKLKVKQSSICHIYQPLSLLDSNSGSCGDYPYRGLICRLFGFGATKDKYGALRLATCKIIKESQTENFNTSTEAINNGLPVPVFTDYYMNLSQIDFRMGNVIVPVNTALKLAIEEVLRYYAYRDLPEGFPNCA; from the coding sequence ATGTCAATAGAAAACCGTGTTAGATTAGTTGAAGAATTATACAAAAATCTTGATCTAGAAATTGCCGAATTTCAAACACAAACTAAACTTGGTTGTATTGCAGGATGTGGAAAATGCTGTACTAAACCAGACATTGAAGCTTCACCTCTAGAATTTTTACCTTGGGCTTTTCATCTTTTTTTAAACGGAGATGCAGAAGCTGTTTTAGCCAAACTTAAAGTAAAACAAAGCTCTATTTGTCATATTTACCAACCTTTATCTTTATTAGATAGTAATTCGGGAAGTTGTGGAGATTATCCATATCGCGGACTAATTTGTCGCCTTTTTGGATTTGGAGCAACGAAAGATAAGTATGGCGCTTTACGATTGGCTACATGCAAAATAATCAAAGAAAGTCAAACTGAAAATTTCAATACATCTACAGAAGCCATAAACAATGGATTGCCAGTTCCTGTTTTTACAGATTACTACATGAATTTATCTCAAATAGATTTTAGAATGGGAAATGTTATTGTTCCTGTAAATACCGCTTTAAAACTAGCCATTGAAGAAGTCCTACGATATTATGCGTATAGAGATTTACCAGAAGGTTTTCCTAATTGTGCTTAA
- a CDS encoding NUDIX hydrolase — translation MTFFKFCPNCKSENFTFPNNVRFHCNDCDFTYYHNIAAAVAIVFTFEDKILFTVRNVDPDKGKWDLPGGFIDPGENAEAAACREIKEELGLDIIPNDLKYITTSPNNYLYKNVPYRTMDIFYEYPLNTDMISINAEDEIQDLIWVNRNEIDLEKIGFVSIRKVIDEKYKI, via the coding sequence ATGACTTTCTTTAAATTTTGCCCCAATTGTAAATCTGAAAATTTCACTTTTCCAAATAACGTTCGTTTTCATTGTAATGATTGCGATTTTACCTATTATCATAATATTGCAGCGGCTGTAGCCATTGTTTTTACTTTTGAAGACAAAATATTGTTTACCGTTAGAAATGTTGATCCTGATAAAGGAAAATGGGATTTACCAGGTGGATTTATTGACCCAGGCGAAAATGCTGAAGCGGCTGCTTGTAGAGAAATTAAAGAAGAATTGGGTTTAGACATTATTCCAAACGATTTAAAATACATTACTACTTCTCCAAATAATTATTTATACAAAAACGTGCCGTATAGAACGATGGATATTTTTTACGAATATCCGCTTAATACAGATATGATTTCTATAAATGCTGAAGATGAAATTCAAGATTTAATTTGGGTAAACCGAAATGAAATTGATTTAGAAAAAATTGGTTTTGTTTCAATTCGAAAAGTAATAGATGAAAAATATAAAATTTAA
- a CDS encoding glycosyltransferase family 4 protein: MQNHLVIIGTVWPEPTSTAAGTRMLQIIEVFQKENHTITFLSSASKGENSFDLESIGVQTKNIQLNDSSFDVLITELNPTIVLFDRFMMEEQYGWRVAENCPNALRMLDTEDLHFLRKARETAFKQNKTVAFEDYISDIFKRELASIYRCDLSLIISEFEMQLLTETFKVNSDILHYLPFMVEVLNENSFEKIPKFEERKHFISIGNFLHEPNWQTVLQLKKLWKSIKKALPEAEMHIYGAYVSEKAKQLHNDKEGFLIKGRAESVEKVFNSAKVLLAPIPYGAGLKGKLLESMQLGLPNVTTKVGAEAMPENLDWNGCIANSDEEFIEKAIELYSNEALWNTAQKNGIYLVNQRFEKSLFETDFVTKIGDLLSNLETHRNQNFLGQILQHQTMQSTKFMSRWIELKNRNC, encoded by the coding sequence ATGCAAAATCACTTAGTAATTATAGGAACCGTTTGGCCAGAACCAACCTCAACAGCAGCAGGAACTCGAATGTTGCAAATTATTGAAGTGTTTCAAAAAGAAAACCATACAATTACTTTTCTGTCTTCGGCAAGTAAAGGTGAAAATTCTTTTGATTTAGAAAGTATAGGAGTTCAAACAAAAAATATTCAGTTAAACGATTCTAGTTTTGATGTTTTGATTACTGAATTAAACCCAACAATTGTTTTATTTGATCGTTTTATGATGGAAGAACAATACGGTTGGCGTGTAGCTGAAAATTGCCCAAATGCTTTACGAATGTTAGACACAGAAGATTTACATTTTCTTAGAAAGGCAAGAGAAACAGCATTCAAACAAAATAAAACTGTAGCTTTTGAAGATTATATTTCTGATATTTTTAAACGCGAATTGGCTTCCATTTATAGATGTGATTTGAGTTTAATTATTTCGGAATTTGAAATGCAATTGCTCACCGAAACTTTTAAAGTAAATAGTGATATTTTACATTATTTACCTTTCATGGTGGAAGTTTTAAACGAGAATTCATTTGAAAAGATTCCAAAGTTTGAAGAAAGAAAGCATTTTATAAGCATAGGCAACTTTTTACACGAACCAAATTGGCAAACTGTACTCCAACTGAAAAAGCTTTGGAAATCAATTAAAAAAGCACTTCCTGAAGCCGAAATGCATATTTATGGTGCTTATGTTTCAGAAAAAGCAAAACAATTGCACAACGATAAAGAAGGTTTTCTTATTAAAGGAAGAGCTGAAAGTGTTGAAAAGGTTTTTAATTCGGCTAAAGTTTTGCTCGCCCCTATCCCTTATGGTGCCGGTTTAAAAGGAAAATTATTAGAAAGTATGCAATTGGGGTTACCCAATGTTACCACTAAAGTTGGTGCCGAAGCTATGCCTGAAAATTTAGATTGGAATGGTTGTATTGCAAATTCAGATGAAGAGTTTATTGAAAAAGCAATTGAATTGTATTCAAATGAAGCACTTTGGAATACTGCACAAAAAAACGGAATTTACTTAGTAAATCAACGTTTTGAAAAGTCGCTTTTTGAAACTGATTTTGTTACAAAAATTGGCGATTTGCTTTCGAATTTAGAAACACATCGCAACCAAAACTTCTTAGGTCAAATTTTACAACATCAAACCATGCAAAGTACCAAGTTTATGAGCCGTTGGATTGAGTTGAAGAATAGGAATTGTTGA
- a CDS encoding tRNA-(ms[2]io[6]A)-hydroxylase, which translates to MFKLKLPTDPRWANIAEGNLEEILTDHAWCEQKAVTNCITLITMLPEHTEVVNELISIAKEEMDHFEQVHDIIKSRGWVLGRERKDSYVNELYNFMLKGGSRQQFVVERLLFAAMIEARSCERFKVLSDTISDKELAVFYRDLMISEANHYTAFIGFATKIGTDIDVKKRWEEWLEAEAKIIASYGKSESIHG; encoded by the coding sequence ATGTTCAAATTAAAACTTCCTACAGATCCGCGTTGGGCAAATATTGCAGAAGGTAATTTAGAAGAAATTCTAACAGACCATGCTTGGTGCGAACAAAAAGCAGTTACAAATTGTATTACGCTTATTACCATGTTGCCAGAACATACCGAAGTAGTAAACGAATTAATTTCTATTGCTAAAGAAGAAATGGATCATTTTGAACAAGTGCATGATATTATAAAATCACGCGGTTGGGTTTTAGGACGTGAGCGAAAAGATAGTTATGTAAATGAATTGTATAATTTTATGCTAAAAGGCGGAAGTAGACAACAATTTGTGGTAGAACGACTTTTATTTGCTGCAATGATTGAAGCCAGAAGTTGCGAGCGTTTTAAAGTGCTTTCAGATACAATTTCCGATAAAGAATTAGCTGTTTTTTATAGAGATTTAATGATTAGTGAAGCCAACCATTATACTGCATTTATTGGTTTTGCAACAAAAATAGGAACTGATATTGATGTAAAAAAGCGTTGGGAAGAATGGTTGGAAGCAGAAGCCAAAATTATTGCGAGCTACGGAAAATCAGAATCTATTCATGGGTAA
- a CDS encoding o-succinylbenzoate synthase produces MKATYKKYILNFKRPSGTSRGVLTTKETWFLILEENGKIGIGECGILRTLSIDDRPDYEEKLQWVCANIHLGKDSLWEALMEFPSIQFGVEMAFLSLASKTPFELFPSEFTLGKKSMEINGLVWMGEEHFMKEQIEEKLAQGFRCIKLKIGAIDFEKELGLLRFIRQNFNAKTIEIRVDANGAFKLNEALSKLKQLAGFEIHSIEQPIAKNNTDTMAELCEITPLPIALDEELIGVFGIENKEQLLQKIKPQYIILKPSLVGGFKGTLEWISIAEKFNIKWWITSALESNIGLNAITQFTYTLQNPLPQGLGTGGLYTNNFDCPLTIKTGRIFYDVHLNWDISLLGLEPKSS; encoded by the coding sequence ATGAAAGCAACTTATAAGAAATACATACTAAACTTTAAACGTCCAAGTGGTACTTCGCGTGGAGTTTTAACTACTAAGGAAACTTGGTTTTTAATCTTAGAAGAAAACGGGAAAATTGGAATAGGAGAATGCGGAATTTTAAGAACCCTTTCTATTGATGACCGACCAGATTATGAAGAAAAATTGCAATGGGTTTGTGCAAATATTCATTTAGGTAAAGACTCACTTTGGGAAGCTTTAATGGAGTTTCCTTCTATTCAATTTGGAGTAGAAATGGCGTTTCTTTCATTAGCTTCAAAAACACCTTTTGAGTTGTTTCCTTCGGAGTTTACTTTGGGTAAAAAAAGTATGGAAATTAATGGTTTGGTTTGGATGGGCGAAGAGCATTTTATGAAAGAGCAAATAGAAGAAAAACTAGCTCAAGGTTTCCGATGTATTAAGCTTAAAATTGGAGCAATTGATTTTGAGAAGGAATTAGGTTTGTTACGTTTTATTCGTCAAAATTTTAATGCTAAAACCATTGAAATAAGAGTGGATGCTAACGGTGCTTTTAAGTTAAATGAAGCTTTAAGTAAATTGAAGCAATTAGCTGGTTTTGAAATTCATAGCATTGAACAGCCTATTGCAAAAAACAACACTGACACGATGGCAGAGTTGTGTGAAATAACTCCTTTGCCTATTGCGTTAGATGAAGAGCTAATAGGAGTTTTTGGTATTGAAAATAAAGAACAATTATTACAAAAAATTAAACCACAATACATCATTTTAAAACCAAGTTTAGTAGGTGGATTTAAAGGAACTTTGGAGTGGATTTCTATTGCTGAAAAATTCAATATTAAATGGTGGATTACCTCTGCTTTAGAAAGTAATATTGGCTTAAATGCAATCACACAATTTACCTATACTTTACAAAATCCATTGCCTCAAGGTTTAGGAACTGGGGGTTTGTATACTAATAATTTTGACTGCCCATTAACTATTAAAACCGGACGTATTTTTTATGATGTTCATTTAAATTGGGATATTTCTCTTTTAGGTTTAGAACCTAAATCTTCTTAA
- a CDS encoding tetratricopeptide repeat protein, whose amino-acid sequence MRKYTLLILFISTISFAQQNGYWDNQRATSKEISLSAGKRILIKSEDLPIGTTEFVYRISLLNDTQNVSSSLVSILKSIPDPTGVSQGAAGAVFLTSSISGNDKCTYAIFPTAEGANVYLKEANVDLACYVQKEKVTKDAKLIALKNSKCLDNIPYLWFGFESQNWVMNQRIVLEIVPWVDNVASRGWNSDAKNTIISFAKKLPVVTNLKNKDAFCAQFLELVSSKYTNTEFNNLLPIEKNKVIESFTEESLTKTGEVNVFYDTFRNKSMKEFNKGNYQEAIKIIQVDIFNKNRATYRDYGVLGDYYLFSKQFTKAEETYAKGLQLQPSEINFQLNLAHVYLFTDRISEAKEIHKKYKNESLFTGNTWKKQVQLDFKEFEKHGFPTDDFKKIDRILD is encoded by the coding sequence ATGAGAAAATATACTTTACTGATATTATTTATTTCAACTATTTCATTTGCTCAACAAAATGGATATTGGGATAACCAAAGAGCCACTTCAAAAGAAATTTCTTTAAGTGCTGGAAAACGCATATTAATTAAATCAGAAGATTTACCTATTGGTACAACTGAATTTGTTTATCGAATTTCATTGTTAAATGATACTCAAAATGTATCGAGTAGTTTGGTTTCAATATTAAAGTCAATTCCCGATCCCACAGGAGTTTCTCAAGGTGCTGCAGGTGCGGTTTTTTTAACCTCAAGCATTTCAGGTAATGACAAATGTACTTATGCTATATTTCCAACTGCAGAAGGTGCAAATGTATATTTAAAAGAAGCCAATGTAGATTTAGCTTGTTATGTTCAAAAAGAGAAAGTAACTAAAGATGCAAAACTTATTGCGCTTAAAAACTCAAAGTGCTTGGACAATATTCCTTATTTATGGTTTGGTTTTGAAAGTCAGAATTGGGTTATGAATCAAAGAATAGTATTAGAAATTGTTCCTTGGGTTGACAATGTAGCAAGTAGAGGTTGGAATTCTGATGCAAAAAATACGATAATCAGTTTTGCTAAAAAATTACCGGTTGTGACTAATTTAAAAAACAAAGATGCTTTTTGTGCTCAATTTTTAGAATTGGTAAGCTCTAAGTATACCAATACAGAATTCAATAACTTATTACCAATAGAAAAAAATAAAGTTATAGAATCATTTACAGAAGAAAGTTTAACAAAAACAGGAGAAGTAAATGTCTTTTACGATACGTTTAGAAACAAATCGATGAAAGAATTCAACAAAGGAAATTACCAAGAAGCCATTAAAATTATACAAGTTGATATTTTCAATAAAAACAGAGCAACTTATAGAGATTACGGAGTTTTAGGAGATTATTATTTATTTTCAAAGCAATTTACTAAAGCGGAAGAAACCTATGCAAAAGGTTTACAATTACAACCTTCAGAAATTAATTTTCAGTTGAATTTAGCTCATGTTTATTTGTTTACCGATAGAATTTCAGAAGCTAAAGAAATTCATAAAAAATACAAGAACGAGAGTCTTTTTACTGGAAATACATGGAAAAAACAAGTACAACTTGATTTTAAAGAATTTGAAAAACACGGATTTCCAACTGATGATTTTAAAAAGATAGATAGAATCTTAGATTAA
- a CDS encoding metal-dependent hydrolase, which translates to MKITFYGHACIGIEVDEVHILVDPFISGNPKAAHIDINSLKADFILLTHAHQDHILDVEAIAKRTDAVIVSNYEIATHYGNKGFNFHPMNHGGSWDFEFGMVKYVNAIHTSSFPDGTYGGQPGGFIIEGERKNIYIAGDTALTMDMKLIPLRTKLDLAILPIGSNFTMDVDDAIIASDFIQCDKILGYHYDTFGYIEINHEEAKRKFFDKDKDLMLLEIGTSIEL; encoded by the coding sequence ATGAAAATTACATTTTACGGTCACGCTTGTATAGGAATTGAAGTAGATGAGGTCCACATTTTAGTTGATCCTTTTATTTCGGGTAACCCAAAAGCAGCTCATATTGATATTAATTCATTAAAAGCCGATTTTATTTTACTAACTCATGCGCATCAAGATCATATTTTAGACGTTGAAGCCATTGCAAAGCGTACAGATGCAGTTATTGTGTCGAACTATGAAATTGCAACGCATTATGGAAATAAAGGTTTTAATTTTCATCCAATGAACCACGGTGGAAGTTGGGATTTTGAATTTGGAATGGTAAAATATGTAAATGCTATTCACACTTCGTCTTTTCCTGATGGAACTTATGGCGGTCAGCCAGGTGGATTTATAATTGAAGGAGAACGCAAAAACATTTACATTGCAGGAGATACTGCATTAACAATGGACATGAAGTTAATTCCATTGCGTACCAAATTAGATTTAGCCATTTTACCCATAGGAAGTAATTTTACTATGGATGTTGATGATGCTATTATTGCCTCTGATTTTATTCAATGTGATAAAATTTTAGGTTATCATTACGATACTTTTGGTTATATCGAAATCAATCATGAAGAAGCAAAACGTAAATTCTTTGATAAAGACAAAGATTTGATGTTATTAGAAATTGGCACAAGTATTGAATTGTAG
- the menA gene encoding 1,4-dihydroxy-2-naphthoate octaprenyltransferase, with amino-acid sequence MKHWIQAARLRTLPLSLSGIIIGSAYAYHQGYSNWKIVVLALLTTLGLQVLSNFANDYGDGIKGTDDNRIGEKRLVAAGIITAQQMKKAVIITAIITFIIALTLIYIAFGKENFVLSLVFILLGVGAIGAAIKYTVGSNAYGYSGFGDLFVFIFFGLVSVMGSNFLFTHFVDWKLLLPAIAIGLLSVAVLNLNNMRDIENDRIAGKNTLVVKMGLEKAKKYHFALILTALVLFIFFSGLITIVMYIYLPIVFVLVMHLKTVKKAKKYEEFDPELKKVALSTFALSLLFCLTLVFTNI; translated from the coding sequence ATGAAACACTGGATTCAAGCCGCACGATTACGAACATTACCTTTATCTCTATCGGGAATAATCATTGGTAGCGCTTATGCCTATCATCAAGGATATTCTAATTGGAAAATAGTGGTTTTGGCATTGTTGACAACTTTAGGATTACAAGTACTTTCTAATTTTGCTAATGATTATGGTGACGGAATTAAAGGAACAGATGACAATAGAATAGGAGAGAAGCGTTTAGTTGCAGCCGGAATTATAACTGCCCAACAAATGAAAAAAGCAGTTATTATAACTGCAATAATTACTTTCATCATTGCTTTGACTTTAATCTATATAGCTTTTGGAAAGGAAAACTTTGTTTTAAGTCTGGTTTTTATCTTATTAGGAGTTGGCGCTATTGGAGCAGCAATTAAATATACTGTTGGGAGTAATGCTTACGGTTACAGCGGTTTTGGCGATTTATTTGTATTCATTTTCTTCGGATTGGTTTCCGTAATGGGTTCTAATTTTTTATTCACGCATTTTGTAGATTGGAAACTACTTTTACCAGCAATTGCTATTGGATTGTTAAGTGTTGCCGTTTTAAATTTAAACAATATGCGCGATATTGAAAATGATAGAATAGCAGGAAAGAATACTTTGGTAGTTAAAATGGGATTAGAGAAAGCTAAGAAATATCATTTTGCTCTAATTCTTACAGCTTTAGTTTTGTTTATATTTTTTAGCGGATTAATTACGATTGTAATGTATATTTATTTGCCAATTGTATTTGTGCTTGTAATGCACTTAAAAACAGTTAAAAAAGCCAAAAAATATGAAGAATTTGATCCAGAATTAAAAAAAGTAGCGTTGAGTACTTTTGCTTTAAGTTTATTATTTTGTTTAACTTTAGTTTTTACTAATATTTAA
- a CDS encoding PH domain-containing protein, whose translation MKFDFSIPQRQSKLGISILFLDSMQKLIRASIAIFVVFAMNFEKYKMSLIWLGLAIVLLSVLGTFIRYYFFTFQIDYKSKELIIQKGFLKKSKISIQLHKIQQINLNQNLLHKVFKLYEINVDTAGSGKKEVEIKAVSSYIANQLKETIELLNETETIDVVNNDESIQSTEAKTIKIGFFTLIKTGITSRYVETFGWLFLVLNTLWENGRQIHIEDKIDTNSIENYLNFNSVLLSVIIGFVFIFILIIAINLVRTIVRFFDFKITRTKHSLLLTYGLITTRNTIINPIKVQLIKISQNYFQEKLDIRNLRVEQASSEANSKEKKKDRIEVPGCSEVMKNQILDFVYNKEITNQEVYFPSIRKFWIRFIFMILLPIAIILSVNTFAHFLLWNKLYLFATLYFIIGTLSCWRLYKNYKLMVTPNFILVQSGFWDIDTAIIEPYKIQAIKTNQFFWQKRLNIGSVYLYTAGGTIAFTTGFYNQITQLSNKWLYQVEISTKKWM comes from the coding sequence ATGAAATTTGATTTCTCAATTCCGCAACGCCAATCTAAACTCGGAATTTCTATTTTGTTTTTAGATTCTATGCAAAAGCTAATTCGTGCATCTATTGCAATATTTGTAGTTTTTGCAATGAATTTTGAGAAATACAAAATGAGTTTAATTTGGTTAGGATTGGCCATTGTGTTGCTTTCGGTTTTAGGTACTTTTATTCGATATTATTTTTTTACGTTTCAAATTGATTACAAATCGAAAGAGTTGATTATTCAAAAAGGATTTTTAAAAAAATCTAAAATTAGTATTCAACTGCATAAAATTCAACAAATTAACCTAAATCAGAATTTGTTGCATAAAGTATTCAAATTATATGAAATTAATGTAGATACGGCTGGAAGCGGAAAAAAAGAAGTAGAAATTAAAGCAGTTTCAAGTTATATTGCCAATCAATTAAAGGAAACTATTGAACTTTTAAATGAAACTGAAACAATTGATGTTGTTAATAATGACGAATCAATTCAATCTACAGAAGCTAAAACGATAAAAATTGGATTTTTTACCTTAATAAAAACCGGAATTACTTCAAGATATGTAGAAACTTTTGGTTGGTTGTTTTTAGTATTAAATACACTTTGGGAAAACGGAAGGCAAATTCATATTGAGGATAAAATTGACACTAATTCTATTGAAAACTATTTGAACTTTAATTCGGTTTTACTTTCGGTAATTATAGGTTTTGTATTTATTTTCATATTGATTATTGCAATAAATTTAGTTCGAACGATTGTTCGTTTTTTCGATTTTAAGATTACCCGAACTAAACATTCTCTTTTACTTACTTACGGATTAATTACTACTCGAAACACAATAATTAATCCTATTAAAGTGCAACTGATTAAAATTTCTCAGAATTATTTTCAAGAAAAATTAGATATAAGAAATTTAAGAGTAGAACAAGCTTCAAGTGAAGCAAATTCTAAAGAAAAAAAGAAAGATAGAATTGAAGTTCCTGGTTGTTCAGAAGTGATGAAAAACCAAATATTAGATTTTGTTTATAATAAAGAAATTACAAATCAGGAAGTGTATTTTCCAAGTATTAGAAAATTTTGGATTCGTTTTATTTTTATGATTCTTTTGCCAATTGCAATTATTCTATCGGTAAACACGTTTGCCCATTTCTTGCTTTGGAATAAATTGTACTTATTTGCAACATTATACTTTATTATTGGAACATTAAGTTGTTGGCGTTTGTATAAAAACTACAAGTTAATGGTTACACCTAATTTTATTTTGGTGCAATCTGGTTTTTGGGATATTGATACAGCTATTATTGAACCTTATAAAATTCAAGCCATTAAAACCAATCAATTCTTTTGGCAAAAGAGGTTGAACATTGGAAGTGTATATTTGTACACTGCAGGTGGAACTATTGCTTTTACAACAGGATTTTATAATCAAATTACGCAATTGAGTAATAAATGGTTGTATCAAGTAGAAATAAGTACTAAAAAATGGATGTAA
- a CDS encoding PH domain-containing protein, giving the protein MEEFTNKEISISDLPQFESVQLKPIQSAFYKVILINIGIVFTLLGIGLGVLSFLQSDFFPNRVWLLIGTGYVIALGISIMFSNLSFKYRGFAFREHDAIYKSGVISQTTTIVPYKRIQHVALHQGLFSRYFGLASLELFTAGGSSTDLEINGLTFEEAQRYKIWIIQKIDALIEESEEETNQNLDDQDEI; this is encoded by the coding sequence ATGGAAGAATTCACAAATAAAGAAATATCAATTTCAGATTTACCACAATTTGAATCGGTTCAATTAAAGCCGATTCAATCAGCTTTTTACAAAGTAATTTTAATTAATATTGGAATTGTTTTTACTTTATTAGGTATTGGGTTAGGTGTGTTGTCTTTTTTACAAAGTGATTTTTTTCCAAATAGAGTTTGGTTATTAATTGGTACTGGTTATGTAATAGCATTAGGAATTAGTATCATGTTTTCTAATTTGAGTTTTAAATATAGAGGTTTTGCCTTTCGCGAACACGATGCTATTTATAAATCGGGAGTTATTTCTCAAACCACAACGATAGTTCCTTATAAAAGAATTCAACATGTTGCTTTGCATCAAGGTTTGTTTTCTCGTTATTTTGGTTTGGCTTCTTTAGAATTGTTTACAGCTGGAGGAAGTTCAACCGATTTAGAAATTAACGGATTGACTTTTGAAGAAGCACAACGTTATAAAATTTGGATCATTCAAAAAATTGATGCTTTAATCGAAGAATCAGAAGAGGAAACAAATCAAAATTTAGATGACCAAGATGAAATTTGA